A genomic window from Lycium barbarum isolate Lr01 chromosome 4, ASM1917538v2, whole genome shotgun sequence includes:
- the LOC132638266 gene encoding F-box/FBD/LRR-repeat protein At1g13570-like, with protein sequence MKSARSGVDTISNLPCNILDGILGCLPLKDAVKTSILSKDWRYKWVTRQELAFDYHLFRSLTHEQEANTIIYQVLLLHKGPILNFILSGSNLISFPDIDHWIVSLSKKNVQEFTLQIFSRNRYHLPSHLFTFKQLRHLELGMCLFHPPPGFKGFEKLINLDLKDVTFVPAVLKNLISRSPLLERLRLCWCTNFDTLEIDAVNLKCFDFRGASKSICFKNAPMLRKANVYLTSPASADASPVCSNLTKFFCYMPRLMELDIGGFLLKVMSICGISYYSLAKFGTYYNQMMHLICIFNNFFTCF encoded by the coding sequence ATGAAAAGTGCGAGATCAGGTGTAGATACAATTAGCAATCTGCCCTGTAATATTCTGGACGGAATTCTAGGGTGCTTGCCTTTGAAAGATGCAGTGAAGACCAGTATATTGTCAAAAGACTGGAGGTATAAATGGGTCACACGTCAAGAACTTGCATTTGATTATCACCTTTTCAGGTCACTTACACATGAGCAAGAAGCTAACACAATCATTTACCAAGTCCTATTACTCCATAAAGGACCAATACTGAATTTTATACTTAGCGGCTCTAACTTGATAAGCTTTCCTGATATTGATCACTGGATAGTCTCCTTGTCAAAGAAAAATGTCCAAGAATTCACCCTTCAGATATTCTCACGCAATAGATATCATTTACCTTCCCACCTTTTTACATTCAAGCAACTAAGGCATCTGGAACTTGGTATGTGCTTGTTCCACCCTCCACCCGGTTTCAAAGGATTTGAGAAGCTTATCAATCTTGATCTTAAGGATGTCACTTTTGTTCCAGCAGTACTTAAGAATCTTATTTCCAGGAGCCCATTGCTTGAAAGATTGAGGTTGTGTTGGTGCACAAACTTTGACACCCTTGAAATTGATGCTGTTAATCTCAAATGCTTTGACTTCAGAGGAGCATCGAAGTCCATCTGCTTCAAAAACGCCCCTATGCTTAGGAAAGCTAATGTGTATCTTACTTCACCAGCTTCAGCGGATGCATCTCCTGTTTGTTCCAATCTTACAAAATTCTTCTGTTACATGCCTCGCCTAATGGAACTGGATATAGGTGGTTTTTTATTGAAGGTAATGAGCATTTGTGGTATTAGTTATTATAGTTTAGCGAAGTTTGGCACTTATTATAACCAAATGATGCATCTGATTTGTATCTTTAACAATTTTTTCACATGCTTCTAG